In 'Nostoc azollae' 0708, the following are encoded in one genomic region:
- a CDS encoding ABC transporter ATP-binding protein produces MAQSRRLAKLGTYLRPHWQDTALGIIALFSVNGLGVYIPLLIRSGVDTLSTTFSLNQVIRYAVIIISLSSAMWMMRMASRIWIFGVGRQVEFELKQRIFQHLLKLEPAYFTTNTPGDLISRATSDVENIRRLLGFAVLSLANTLFAYALTVPVMLSISVDLTLASLAVYPFMFLLVYLFSDRLRQQQAAVQEQLSDMSELIQEDISGISLIKIYAQEENERQAFQKKNQDLLTANLILARTRNTLFPLIGGLANISSLIIIWLGTMRISSDSLPVGDFLALLIYVERLVFPTALLGFTITAYQRGEVSIDRLESILSVTPKIQDPPDAIHLAANTIKGEVTAKNLSYTYPGANIPALNDINLTIAPGELVAIVGAIGAGKSTLANTLPRLLDIKAGQLFLDGLDITKIALNDLRRAIAYVPQDSFLFSTTIQNNIRYGDPVRKQENVVTVARLAQMEAEINNFPQQYETIVGERGITLSGGQRQRTALARAMLIDAPVLILDDALSSVDNQTATQILRNLSSGTQQKTVIFITHQLSAAATADRIMVMDKGEIVQIGKHTELVEQPGLYKKLWSQHQVQELLK; encoded by the coding sequence ATGGCACAATCTCGACGGCTTGCTAAACTCGGTACTTACCTACGTCCCCATTGGCAGGACACTGCTTTGGGAATTATTGCTTTATTCTCTGTCAATGGGCTGGGCGTTTATATCCCTTTGCTGATTCGCTCTGGGGTGGATACACTTTCAACAACCTTTAGTTTGAATCAAGTAATACGTTATGCGGTCATAATTATCTCGCTTAGTTCCGCAATGTGGATGATGCGTATGGCTTCCCGCATCTGGATTTTTGGTGTGGGTCGTCAGGTAGAATTTGAACTCAAGCAGCGAATTTTTCAGCATTTGCTAAAACTTGAACCGGCTTATTTTACGACCAATACTCCTGGTGATTTAATTAGTCGGGCTACTAGCGATGTGGAAAATATCAGGCGGTTGCTAGGTTTTGCGGTATTGAGTTTAGCAAATACTTTGTTTGCTTATGCTCTGACGGTGCCAGTGATGCTATCAATTAGTGTGGATCTGACATTAGCTTCTCTGGCAGTCTATCCATTTATGTTCTTGTTGGTGTATTTGTTTAGCGATCGCTTACGTCAACAACAAGCAGCAGTGCAAGAACAACTTTCGGATATGAGTGAACTGATTCAAGAAGATATCAGTGGCATTTCTTTAATTAAGATTTATGCTCAAGAAGAGAATGAGCGTCAAGCCTTCCAAAAAAAGAATCAGGATCTATTGACAGCTAACCTAATATTGGCACGAACCAGAAATACGCTTTTTCCCCTAATTGGTGGTTTGGCTAATATCAGTTCTCTGATCATCATTTGGTTGGGAACGATGCGGATATCTTCGGATTCTTTACCTGTGGGTGATTTTTTGGCTTTATTAATTTATGTAGAGCGTCTAGTTTTTCCCACGGCCTTGCTAGGATTTACAATTACTGCGTATCAACGGGGTGAAGTAAGTATTGACAGACTAGAGTCAATTTTGAGTGTAACTCCAAAAATTCAAGATCCACCGGATGCTATCCATTTGGCAGCCAATACAATCAAAGGGGAAGTAACAGCTAAAAATCTTAGTTACACCTACCCTGGTGCCAATATCCCCGCTTTAAATGATATTAACTTGACTATTGCTCCTGGGGAACTAGTGGCAATTGTTGGGGCTATTGGTGCTGGAAAATCTACTTTGGCTAATACTTTGCCTCGATTGTTAGATATTAAAGCGGGGCAGTTGTTTTTGGATGGTTTGGATATTACAAAAATAGCTTTAAATGATTTGCGGCGTGCGATCGCTTACGTACCTCAAGACAGCTTTTTATTCAGCACTACCATTCAAAATAATATCCGCTACGGGGACCCAGTCCGTAAACAAGAAAACGTGGTAACAGTCGCCCGTCTGGCTCAAATGGAAGCAGAAATTAACAATTTTCCCCAGCAATATGAAACAATTGTCGGTGAAAGAGGAATAACTCTTTCAGGTGGACAGCGACAACGTACAGCTTTAGCTAGAGCAATGTTAATTGATGCTCCAGTTTTAATTTTAGATGATGCCCTTTCCAGCGTTGATAATCAAACAGCTACCCAAATTCTCAGAAATCTCTCTAGTGGTACACAACAGAAAACCGTGATTTTCATCACCCATCAACTTTCTGCTGCTGCTACTGCGGATAGAATTATGGTCATGGACAAGGGTGAAATTGTCCAAATTGGTAAACATACAGAACTTGTTGAACAGCCAGGATTATATAAAAAGTTGTGGAGTCAGCATCAAGTACAAGAATTGCTTAAATAG
- a CDS encoding ferredoxin:protochlorophyllide reductase (ATP-dependent) subunit N — translation MTVAKEPSALNFECETGNYHTFCPISCVAWLYQKIEDSFFLVIGTKTCGYFLQNAMGVMIFAEPRYAMAELEEGDISAQLNDYEELKRLCEQIKRDRNPSVIVWIGTCTTEIIKTDLEGLAPKLEAEIGIPIVVARANGLDYAFTQGEDTVLAAMANRCPEKAPVSETDKSDHNAIQKLLNFGKKKEDIAQEESEYVEHPPLVLFGSLPDPVVTQLTLELKKQGIKVSGWLPAKRFTELPVLEEGYYVAGVNPFLSRTATTLMRRRKCKLIGAPFPIGPDGTRAWVEKISSVFGIKPTGLDEREAQIWKNLEEYVKLVRGKSVFFMGDNLLEISLARFLFRCGMTVQEIGIPYMDKRYQAAELAFLEKTCQEMAVPLPRIVEKPDNYNQVQRIYELKPDLVITGMAHANPLEARGINTKWSVEFTFAQIHGFGNACDVLELVTRPLRRNNNLKDLGWDKLVKEEAKV, via the coding sequence ATGACTGTTGCTAAAGAACCATCAGCCTTAAATTTTGAATGTGAAACTGGTAATTACCATACTTTTTGTCCCATTAGTTGTGTGGCTTGGTTATATCAAAAAATTGAAGATAGTTTCTTTTTAGTAATAGGTACGAAAACCTGCGGTTATTTTTTGCAAAATGCAATGGGGGTAATGATTTTTGCTGAACCCCGCTATGCTATGGCTGAGTTGGAAGAGGGGGATATTTCCGCACAGTTGAATGATTATGAAGAATTAAAAAGATTGTGTGAGCAAATTAAACGCGATCGCAATCCTAGCGTCATTGTTTGGATTGGTACTTGTACCACGGAAATTATTAAAACTGACTTGGAAGGTTTAGCACCCAAGTTAGAAGCAGAAATTGGTATTCCCATTGTTGTTGCCCGTGCTAACGGCCTCGATTACGCATTTACCCAAGGAGAGGATACTGTGTTAGCCGCTATGGCTAATCGTTGTCCCGAAAAGGCTCCAGTATCGGAAACGGATAAGAGCGATCACAACGCCATTCAAAAGCTGCTTAACTTCGGTAAGAAAAAAGAAGATATTGCCCAAGAAGAATCAGAATATGTAGAACATCCACCATTGGTTCTATTCGGTTCTCTTCCTGACCCCGTAGTCACTCAGTTAACTTTAGAACTGAAAAAACAAGGTATTAAAGTTTCCGGTTGGCTACCTGCAAAACGGTTCACAGAATTACCTGTTTTAGAAGAAGGGTATTATGTTGCTGGTGTGAATCCTTTCCTCAGCCGCACTGCTACAACTTTAATGCGTCGGCGTAAATGTAAATTAATTGGCGCACCATTTCCCATTGGTCCAGATGGAACACGCGCATGGGTAGAAAAAATCTCTTCTGTATTTGGAATTAAACCCACAGGTTTAGATGAAAGAGAAGCACAAATTTGGAAAAATTTAGAAGAATACGTAAAATTAGTTCGCGGTAAATCTGTATTTTTCATGGGTGATAACCTATTAGAAATCTCTCTCGCGCGGTTCTTATTTCGCTGTGGAATGACTGTTCAAGAAATCGGTATTCCTTACATGGATAAACGCTATCAAGCTGCTGAATTAGCTTTTTTAGAAAAGACTTGTCAGGAAATGGCTGTTCCTTTACCAAGGATTGTAGAAAAGCCGGATAATTACAATCAAGTCCAACGTATTTATGAGTTAAAACCAGATTTGGTAATTACTGGTATGGCTCATGCTAACCCATTAGAGGCACGGGGTATTAATACTAAGTGGTCTGTGGAGTTTACCTTTGCACAAATTCACGGTTTTGGTAATGCGTGTGATGTTTTGGAGTTGGTAACTCGTCCTTTAAGAAGGAATAATAATTTGAAGGATTTGGGTTGGGATAAGTTGGTAAAGGAGGAAGCCAAGGTTTAA
- a CDS encoding DUF5331 domain-containing protein, with product MAFFESFTDSIKQKWLQFFQVNRDWITLQMAIESVYTPDGGKRPSSYLILGVVNALEPKLAQLMFPFAKLNPDADTLIEVLGLHFDPDILLGNRLSPTREPERYSRFSQVVTEDIPEDVSDEEPSTISGFSVAEEEVIDQDFTMGIDVTDNNWTGSDSQGNENGLNEISLSDYSLSEESEKSSLQTEDHFSGISFESIDLTAENDDSALGDLSLSNAKGFDDISQPDESEFRDVLSDVWGDETSLQEGEENNGLLGEQLPSEVFHESEMARLFPNN from the coding sequence ATGGCTTTCTTTGAAAGTTTTACCGATTCAATCAAACAAAAGTGGTTGCAGTTCTTCCAAGTGAACCGGGACTGGATTACCCTGCAAATGGCAATAGAATCTGTTTATACCCCCGATGGGGGGAAGCGACCCTCTTCTTACCTCATCCTGGGAGTTGTCAATGCGCTAGAACCAAAACTAGCCCAATTGATGTTTCCTTTTGCAAAATTAAATCCCGACGCTGATACTCTAATCGAAGTGCTGGGGTTGCATTTTGATCCAGATATCTTGCTTGGCAATAGATTGAGTCCAACTAGAGAACCAGAGAGATACTCACGTTTTTCCCAAGTGGTTACGGAAGATATCCCTGAAGATGTGTCTGATGAGGAACCATCAACAATTTCTGGTTTCAGTGTTGCTGAGGAGGAAGTCATTGATCAAGACTTCACAATGGGAATTGATGTCACTGACAATAACTGGACTGGCAGTGACTCTCAGGGAAATGAAAATGGCTTAAATGAGATTTCTTTATCTGACTATAGCCTCTCAGAGGAGTCGGAAAAATCATCTTTGCAAACAGAAGATCATTTTAGTGGGATATCTTTTGAGTCTATTGATTTAACAGCAGAGAATGACGATTCGGCATTAGGTGATTTAAGTCTGTCTAATGCCAAGGGATTTGATGATATCAGTCAACCTGATGAAAGTGAATTTCGAGATGTGTTGTCTGATGTTTGGGGTGATGAAACATCTCTGCAAGAAGGTGAAGAAAATAATGGCCTTTTGGGGGAACAACTGCCATCAGAGGTTTTTCATGAATCAGAAATGGCACGTCTATTCCCCAACAATTAA
- the bchL gene encoding ferredoxin:protochlorophyllide reductase (ATP-dependent) iron-sulfur ATP-binding protein, producing the protein MKLAVYGKGGIGKSTTSCNISVALAKRGKKVLQIGCDPKHDSTFTLTGFLIPTIIDTLQEKDYHYEDVWPEDVIYKGYGGVDCVEAGGPPAGAGCGGYVVGETVKLLKELNAFDEYDVILFDVLGDVVCGGFAAPLNYADYCLIVTDNGFDALFAANRIAASVREKARTHPLRLAGLIGNRTAKRDLIEKYIEAVPMPVLEVLPLIEDIRVSRVKGKTLFEMAESDPSLNYVCDYYLSIADQILSRPEGVVPNDAPDRELFSLLSDFYLNPSQPQPTIVKEELDLMIV; encoded by the coding sequence GTGAAACTAGCAGTTTACGGAAAAGGCGGAATCGGCAAATCTACTACTAGCTGTAATATCTCAGTCGCATTAGCCAAACGCGGCAAAAAAGTCCTACAAATTGGCTGTGACCCCAAACATGACAGCACCTTTACACTCACTGGGTTTCTAATTCCTACCATTATCGACACCCTGCAAGAAAAGGATTATCACTACGAAGATGTTTGGCCAGAAGATGTCATTTACAAAGGCTATGGTGGTGTTGACTGCGTTGAAGCAGGTGGTCCGCCAGCAGGTGCAGGATGTGGTGGTTATGTAGTGGGTGAAACAGTTAAACTCTTAAAAGAACTTAACGCCTTTGATGAGTACGATGTAATTTTATTTGATGTTCTAGGTGACGTTGTATGTGGTGGTTTTGCCGCACCTCTCAACTATGCTGATTACTGCCTGATTGTCACAGATAACGGCTTTGATGCTTTATTTGCTGCTAACCGTATTGCAGCTTCTGTCCGTGAGAAAGCCAGAACCCACCCATTACGACTAGCTGGGTTAATCGGTAATCGTACTGCTAAACGCGATTTGATTGAGAAATATATAGAAGCCGTACCAATGCCGGTTTTGGAAGTATTACCTTTAATTGAAGATATTCGTGTTTCCCGTGTTAAAGGCAAAACTCTGTTTGAGATGGCTGAGTCAGATCCTTCCCTGAACTATGTTTGCGATTATTACCTAAGCATCGCTGACCAAATCTTATCTCGTCCTGAAGGTGTCGTTCCTAACGATGCCCCTGATCGTGAACTTTTTTCTCTGTTGTCAGATTTTTATTTAAATCCGAGTCAACCACAACCCACTATTGTAAAAGAGGAATTAGACTTGATGATTGTATAA
- a CDS encoding TIGR02450 family Trp-rich protein, which translates to MPKKQKFPYLLGSKWTAQQKVDGWRHFQVVNRIDKGRWVYAEMVAACEPNVRFWLNAKLLQDNSQWHAGWQSLQEIKALA; encoded by the coding sequence ATGCCTAAAAAACAAAAGTTTCCTTATTTACTCGGTTCTAAGTGGACAGCACAACAAAAAGTTGATGGTTGGCGACATTTTCAAGTAGTTAACCGCATAGATAAGGGTAGATGGGTATATGCAGAAATGGTAGCCGCTTGTGAGCCTAATGTGCGCTTTTGGTTAAATGCCAAATTATTACAAGATAACTCTCAATGGCACGCGGGCTGGCAATCATTGCAGGAAATCAAGGCTCTTGCATAA
- a CDS encoding sensor histidine kinase produces MLIFICIYLFTITTDNQVRTAIADNGYGTPEDKKKHLFEPFLTTKAVGKGTGLGFSISYQLISEKHHGSLECISQIGQGKKFAITIPLQQQNYGNS; encoded by the coding sequence ATACTTATATTTATTTGTATCTACCTATTTACCATAACTACTGATAATCAAGTTCGCACTGCTATTGCTGATAATGGTTACGGCACTCCCGAAGACAAGAAAAAGCATTTATTTGAACCCTTCTTGACGACTAAAGCAGTTGGTAAAGGCACTGGTTTGGGATTCTCAATTAGTTATCAACTCATCTCAGAAAAACATCACGGTAGTTTAGAATGCATCTCACAGATTGGTCAGGGAAAAAAATTTGCAATTACTATCCCTCTCCAACAGCAAAACTATGGTAATTCGTAA
- a CDS encoding HAMP domain-containing histidine kinase: MQSRIKGTNKHPAIEVIQKYAELPLIDCYPGQLNQVLMNLLIKAIDASDDPVNNNQQYEEPKIII; encoded by the coding sequence TTGCAAAGTCGTATCAAGGGGACTAATAAACACCCTGCTATTGAAGTTATTCAAAAATACGCTGAGTTACCTTTGATTGATTGTTACCCTGGTCAACTTAATCAAGTATTGATGAACCTTTTAATCAAGGCCATTGATGCTAGTGATGATCCTGTAAACAACAATCAACAATATGAAGAACCAAAAATTATTATTTAA
- the clpB gene encoding ATP-dependent chaperone ClpB — translation MQPTNPNQFTERAWEAIAHTPDIAKQYQQQQLETEHLMKALLEQDGLSNAIFTKAGANLQKVRDYTDQFILRQPKVSGTSSSVYLGRSLDTLLDRADKYRQEFKDEYISVEHILLGYAKDDRFGKSLLQEFGLDEGKLENIIKQIRGNQTVTDQSPEGKYQSLERYGRDLTEAARLGQLDPVIGRDDEIRRTIQILSRRTKNNPVLIGEPGVGKTAIAEGLAQRIVTGDVPQSLKDRKLISLDMGALVAGAKFRGEFEERLKAVLKEVTESGGNIVLFIDEIHTVVGAGATQGAMDAGNLLKPMLARGELRCIGATTLDEYRKYIEKDAALERRFQQVYVDQPDVQDTISILRGLKERYEVHHGVKISDSSLVAAATLSSRYISDRFLPDKAIDLVDEAAAKLKMEITSKPEELDEIDRKIIQLEMEKLSLQKESDLASRERLERLEKELTDFKEEQSTLRIQWQSEKDIITKIQSIKEETDRVNLEIQQAERNYDLNRAAELKYGKLTDLHRQLEAVESELANAQGTGKSLLREEVTEADIAEIISKWTGIPISKLVESEKEKLLHLEDELHHRIVGQAEAVTAVADAIQRSRAGLADPNRPIASFVFLGPTGVGKTELAKALAAYMFDSEESLVRIDMSEYMDKHTVSRLIGAPPGYVGYEEGGQLTEAIRRRPYAVILFDEIEKAHPDVFNILLQILDDGRVTDSQARTVDFKNTIIIMTSNIGSQYILDFAGDDSRYSEMRHRVMEAMRNSFRPEFLNRIDEVIIFHSLQKSELRQIVQLQVDRLRQRLSDKKMSLRLAGAALDFLAQVGYDPVFGARPLKRAIQRELETQIAKAILRGEFSDGDTIFVDVQNERLAFSRLPVEVFTG, via the coding sequence ATGCAACCTACTAATCCTAACCAATTTACAGAAAGAGCCTGGGAAGCGATCGCCCATACTCCTGATATTGCTAAACAGTACCAGCAACAGCAGCTAGAAACGGAACATCTCATGAAAGCACTGCTGGAACAAGATGGGCTAAGTAACGCAATTTTTACTAAAGCAGGTGCAAATCTCCAAAAAGTTAGAGATTACACAGATCAATTTATCTTACGTCAACCAAAAGTATCAGGAACTAGCAGTTCTGTTTATTTAGGACGTAGTTTAGATACATTATTAGATCGGGCAGATAAATATCGCCAAGAATTTAAAGATGAATATATTTCCGTTGAACATATCCTGCTAGGATACGCTAAAGATGACCGATTTGGTAAAAGTCTACTCCAGGAATTTGGTTTAGACGAAGGCAAACTAGAAAATATTATTAAACAAATTCGTGGGAACCAAACAGTGACAGATCAAAGTCCAGAAGGAAAATATCAATCTCTAGAAAGATACGGACGTGATTTAACAGAAGCAGCACGTCTAGGTCAATTAGATCCCGTAATTGGTCGGGATGATGAAATTAGGAGAACAATTCAAATTCTATCCCGTCGTACCAAAAATAATCCTGTATTAATTGGTGAACCTGGAGTTGGTAAAACTGCAATTGCAGAAGGTCTAGCACAGCGGATAGTTACCGGCGATGTTCCCCAATCCCTCAAAGATAGAAAACTCATCTCTTTAGATATGGGGGCATTAGTCGCCGGGGCAAAATTCCGGGGTGAATTTGAAGAACGCCTGAAAGCAGTATTAAAAGAAGTTACTGAATCTGGCGGGAATATTGTATTATTTATTGATGAAATTCATACCGTTGTTGGTGCAGGTGCAACTCAAGGTGCAATGGATGCAGGTAATTTACTCAAACCCATGTTAGCAAGAGGTGAATTACGTTGTATTGGGGCGACGACTTTAGATGAATACCGGAAATATATTGAAAAAGATGCAGCTTTAGAAAGACGCTTCCAGCAAGTTTATGTAGATCAGCCGGATGTTCAAGATACGATTTCCATTTTGCGTGGTTTGAAAGAACGTTATGAAGTGCATCACGGGGTAAAAATTTCTGATAGTTCTTTAGTTGCAGCCGCAACATTATCCAGTCGTTATATTAGCGATCGCTTCCTTCCCGATAAAGCCATTGACTTAGTAGACGAAGCGGCAGCTAAATTGAAAATGGAGATTACCTCCAAACCAGAAGAACTAGATGAAATTGATCGCAAGATTATCCAATTAGAAATGGAGAAGCTTTCTTTACAAAAAGAAAGTGATTTAGCTTCACGTGAACGTTTAGAAAGACTAGAAAAAGAACTTACTGACTTTAAAGAGGAACAAAGTACTCTCAGAATTCAATGGCAATCTGAAAAAGATATTATCACCAAAATTCAATCTATCAAAGAAGAAACTGATCGAGTGAATCTAGAAATTCAGCAAGCAGAAAGAAACTATGATCTCAACCGCGCTGCTGAATTGAAATATGGTAAATTAACAGATTTACATCGGCAATTAGAAGCCGTAGAAAGCGAACTCGCCAATGCTCAAGGAACAGGTAAATCTCTATTACGGGAAGAAGTTACAGAAGCTGATATAGCCGAAATAATTTCTAAATGGACAGGTATTCCAATCAGCAAATTAGTAGAATCAGAAAAAGAAAAATTACTCCATTTAGAAGATGAACTACACCACCGCATTGTCGGTCAGGCTGAAGCCGTAACAGCCGTAGCCGATGCAATTCAACGTTCCCGCGCTGGACTTGCTGACCCAAATCGTCCCATTGCTAGTTTTGTTTTCCTTGGACCAACAGGTGTAGGTAAAACCGAATTAGCCAAAGCTTTAGCTGCATATATGTTTGACAGCGAAGAATCTTTGGTCCGAATTGATATGTCAGAATATATGGACAAACATACCGTTTCTCGGTTAATTGGTGCACCTCCAGGCTATGTTGGTTATGAAGAAGGAGGACAATTAACAGAAGCTATTCGTCGTCGTCCTTATGCGGTAATTTTATTTGACGAAATTGAAAAAGCACATCCAGACGTATTTAATATTTTGCTGCAAATTCTTGATGATGGTCGCGTCACCGATTCCCAAGCTCGAACGGTAGATTTTAAAAATACCATTATCATCATGACTAGTAACATTGGTTCTCAGTATATTCTCGATTTTGCTGGTGATGATTCTCGGTATAGTGAAATGCGTCATCGTGTGATGGAAGCAATGCGGAATAGTTTCCGTCCTGAGTTCTTAAACCGCATTGATGAAGTTATCATTTTCCACAGTTTGCAGAAATCCGAATTACGCCAAATTGTGCAGTTGCAAGTAGATAGACTCAGACAAAGATTGAGTGACAAAAAAATGTCTCTGCGACTTGCTGGTGCTGCCCTTGACTTCTTAGCACAAGTAGGTTATGACCCTGTATTTGGTGCCAGACCATTAAAACGAGCAATTCAGCGGGAGTTAGAAACCCAAATTGCTAAAGCTATTTTACGCGGTGAATTTAGCGACGGTGATACAATTTTCGTTGATGTCCAAAATGAACGTCTCGCTTTTAGTCGTTTACCAGTAGAAGTATTTACTGGTTAA
- a CDS encoding SRPBCC family protein — protein sequence MSAFHISDSNTKGIDMLWNQDKQRMLMQGEILLHTRSHTLWGGAVTAWMYVPLVRSSVWQQITDYPRWVQYFPDITKSEVLIKGDVKRLYQAAQKAFLFFTAQVEIYLNVVEVLGQQIQFRMEKGSFEDFHANIELKDLGNGTLLAYTVQATPNIPIPSIFIQQAINLELPANMRKMRQVLCNSQ from the coding sequence ATGTCTGCGTTTCATATATCAGACTCAAATACTAAAGGTATAGATATGCTTTGGAATCAAGACAAGCAAAGGATGCTAATGCAGGGTGAAATTTTGCTGCACACGCGCTCGCATACACTCTGGGGTGGTGCTGTCACCGCGTGGATGTATGTACCACTAGTACGTTCAAGTGTATGGCAACAAATTACAGATTATCCTCGTTGGGTGCAATATTTTCCTGACATTACCAAAAGCGAAGTTTTAATCAAAGGAGATGTTAAACGTCTGTATCAAGCAGCACAGAAAGCATTCTTGTTTTTCACAGCCCAAGTAGAAATTTATCTCAACGTTGTTGAGGTACTAGGACAGCAAATTCAATTTCGCATGGAAAAAGGCAGCTTTGAGGATTTTCACGCCAATATAGAACTCAAGGACCTGGGAAATGGCACATTGTTAGCCTATACAGTCCAAGCAACACCAAATATTCCTATCCCCTCAATTTTCATTCAACAAGCAATAAATTTGGAATTACCAGCAAATATGCGTAAAATGCGACAAGTGCTTTGTAATAGTCAATGA
- a CDS encoding NAD(P)/FAD-dependent oxidoreductase yields the protein MLPLQIVVIGGGAAGFFGAIACAEANPQCQVTLIEASRQPLVKVLISGGGRCNVTHACFSAEELVLNYPRGGKALRGAFTRFQPLDTVAWFAAHGVKLKTEADGRMFPITDRSETIAECLIKAVFTAGVKLSIGTPVISVQRQNEGFEIIFKSGETQYCDRLLLSTGSSVMGYKIARELGHHLERSVPSLFTFNIADPAFRALAGISVNPVNLRLSVGGKPVLQQTGPLLITHWGVSGPSVLKLSAWGARILHDTRYQGKLYINWLPNLSQEQVKQRLLAIKEEWGKKVMALHRGVDLPHRLWQYIISRINITAEDRWAEISNKTLNQLVPEICHGEYLISGKGAFKEEFVTCGGVSLKEVNFKTMESKLVPGLHFAGEILDIDGITGGFNFQSAWTTAYLAGQSMGSIE from the coding sequence TTGTTACCGTTGCAAATTGTAGTTATTGGTGGTGGTGCGGCTGGTTTCTTTGGTGCGATCGCTTGTGCCGAAGCTAATCCTCAATGCCAAGTTACTTTGATTGAAGCCAGTCGTCAACCACTGGTAAAAGTTCTTATTTCTGGTGGGGGACGTTGTAACGTCACTCATGCTTGTTTTTCTGCGGAAGAGTTAGTCCTCAATTACCCCAGGGGTGGTAAAGCCTTGCGGGGTGCTTTCACTCGTTTTCAACCCTTAGACACCGTAGCGTGGTTTGCCGCTCATGGTGTAAAGTTGAAAACTGAAGCTGATGGGCGGATGTTTCCGATTACAGATCGTTCAGAAACCATTGCTGAATGTCTGATTAAAGCTGTGTTTACGGCTGGGGTAAAACTTAGTATTGGTACACCTGTAATTTCTGTGCAGCGACAGAATGAGGGTTTTGAAATTATTTTCAAGTCGGGAGAAACTCAATATTGCGATCGCTTGCTTTTATCTACGGGTAGCAGCGTCATGGGTTACAAAATCGCTAGAGAATTAGGTCATCATCTTGAAAGATCTGTTCCTTCACTGTTTACGTTTAACATTGCAGACCCTGCGTTTCGAGCATTAGCAGGAATTAGTGTTAATCCTGTCAATCTGCGTTTATCAGTTGGAGGTAAACCCGTTTTACAACAAACTGGGCCTTTACTCATTACCCATTGGGGTGTCAGTGGTCCATCAGTTCTCAAACTTTCGGCTTGGGGCGCAAGAATTCTTCATGATACTCGCTATCAGGGAAAATTATATATTAATTGGTTGCCGAATTTGTCACAAGAGCAAGTTAAGCAAAGGCTTTTAGCTATAAAAGAAGAATGGGGGAAAAAAGTGATGGCTCTCCATCGTGGTGTTGACTTACCTCATCGTCTGTGGCAATACATTATCAGTCGCATCAATATCACTGCTGAAGACCGTTGGGCAGAAATATCCAACAAAACTTTAAATCAGCTAGTTCCAGAAATTTGTCATGGAGAATATTTGATTAGCGGTAAAGGTGCCTTTAAAGAAGAATTTGTTACCTGTGGTGGGGTTAGCCTCAAAGAGGTTAACTTTAAAACCATGGAAAGTAAGCTGGTTCCTGGTTTGCATTTTGCTGGTGAAATTTTGGATATTGATGGTATAACCGGTGGCTTTAATTTTCAAAGTGCTTGGACAACTGCTTATTTAGCTGGTCAGAGCATGGGAAGTATTGAGTAA